The window GCAGCCCGAGTCGAATGTCGTCCATCTCTGCCACCATCCTCGCCCTGGAGCGGCAACGCTGAAAAGGCTCCGTGTTCCCAAACGGGCGGTGCGGTCGTGGTGTCGGTCGTCGCTGCTTCCTCCTCGGCAGGGTGCCGTCTGATGCGGTTGATCCGGGTTGCTGCACAGGTTGGACCGGCTCAGCGTGGCTCGTCGGTGAAGCGCGGTGCAGCACCTAGATTTGCCCCGCCCTTCCAGTCTGCGTCGGCTACTGGTTGCAGGGGCTGCTGCTCTGACGGCAGGAGGGCTGCCACACGCGTCGATTCGGACGCACACCTCTGGGAGAGGCCATGACGACAACTCCTGGCGGGGAGCCCATTCCCCCCGACGCTCACGACCCGGCCAGCCGTCGCAGCTTCCTGAAGTACTCGGCACTGGCAGCATCGGTACCCGCACTGCAGTCCGTACTCGCAAACCCCGCTGCGGCCGCTGCTGCACCGGGCGCGTACGCGCCCGTTCCGCCCACCGCAATCGGTCCGCAGATCCCCGCGAAGGGCTATCTGGTCCAGGAGATCGGCGAGCGGCTGTACTGGCTGACGGACGGCTTCTACCAGATCATGTTCCTGGTGACCCAACGTCACCATCACAAGAGGCAGCGTGTCATCGTCGTGGACGCTCCCCCGACGCTGGGGGGCAACATCCTCCGCGCGATCGAGGAGGTGGCACCGGGTGCCCGTATCAGCCACCTGGTGTACTCCCACTACCACGCGGACCACATCGGCGCGGCGGACAAGCTCCGCGACGCGAGCCTCCAAAAGCTAGTGATCATCGCCCACGAGCAGACCGCCCACCTGCTCAAGCAGGTACCCGAGTCCACCAGGCCGCCGATGCCGAACCGCTCCGTCTCCAGCCGCTACCGTCTGGAGGTGGACGATCAGGTCCTGGAGCTCCACTACAAGGGCCCCAACCACAGCCAGGACAACCTGTTCATCTACGCGCCGCGGCAGAGGGTCCTGAACGTCGTGGACATCGTCTACCCCGGCTGGGTCCCGTTCAGGAACCTCGTAGTGTCCACGAACATCCCCGGCTGGCTCAACGCGCACAACCAGATCCTGGAGTTCGACTTCAAGACCTACATCGGCGGGCACCTGACCCGTCTGGGTACCCGGCAGGACGTCAAGATCCAGCAGGAGTACCTGCGCGACCTGGAGCACTACGGCAGGAAGGCCATCACCGAGTTCGTCGACGTGGGACCCCTCTTCGCCAAGTACCCGGACAACCCCTGGGCCCTGTTCAAGGAGTACCTCGACATCCTCACCCAGACCACGGCCGACGCCGTCACCCCGGCCTGGACCAGCCGGCTCGGCGGCGCCGACGTCTTCACCTTCGACAACGCCTGGACCATGGTCGAATCCCTGCGGCTCGACCACAAAGTCCTCGGCCCCTTCGGCACCCGCGCCTGAGCCCGACGATGCCGGGGATCGCGGCGTTCCCCGGTGCGACAGCATGATCAGCGGGCATGCTCGGGGCTGTTCCGCAGGCCAAGTGCAGCTAGGTGCCCGTTGTCGCTCCGTCCTCGTTCCGGTGAGCAGGTCACGTCTTTGACCGAGCAGATCACGCCGGCGAACAACCCGGCTGGCACGGCGGCGACGTGGGTGAGAAGGCTCCCCGTTCATCCGTAGGCGGCTCTGCACATAGACGAGTATGCCGACAGCGGGAGCCTGTCCGTCCCCGACCAGAAGCGCAACCGGTCCTGGCTCGGCCGCAGCGAACGCCGCTGCGGCCCGACCGGCTGATGCTCATGACCCTGTGCGAAACAGGCACCCGCGGCCTGAATGGACGGTCGGCTGAGCCCGTACCGACGGTGTTCAGCCAGGGGAAAGTATGTCGCTGAAGGGTCGGAGCGCGCCGCCGGGCTATAGGTAGAGATCGCCGGAATCAGCCCATTTCCGGCGGTCATCGAGAAGGAGCGAACAATGGCCGACCCCGAGCTGGACGTAGACGGAATCGCAGTACTGCGCAACAAGGTGAGCATCGGTCGCTACGACCCCGACTGGGTGGAGAACGCCGCACAGCTGGAGGTGTCCAACAGCAGGGAAGGCGGCGGGAACAACAGTCACGCCGTGAACGCGTACTCCAAGACGGGCGTCGGGGTGGACGCGACCAGCGCGACGACCTATGGCCTGGTCGCGAGCGGCGGTTACAAGGCCGCATGGTTCCGTGGCGACGTCATGGTGGACGGAAAACTCACCAAAACTACCCTTGAATTCACCATCGACCATCCGCTGGAGCCGGAAGGCAAGTACCTCAATCATGCTTCCGTCGAGAGCGACGAGAGGAAGAACGTATACGACGGAGAAGTTGTCCTGGACGGGACCGGAGAGGCCGAAATCGTCCTGCCGGACTGGTTCCAGGCACTCAACGAGCGGTTCCGCTACCAGCTCACAGCCGTCGGCCGCGCGGCCCCGAACCTGCACGTGGGACAGGAGCTGGACGGCAATCGGTTCACCATCACCGGAGGAGACCCCGGGACGCGCGTCTGCTGGCAGGTGACCGGAGTCCGGCACGATCCCTACGCGCGCGCCAACCCGCTCGTCGTCGAGACCTCCAAGAGCGGGCACGAGCACGGCAAGTACCGGCATCCCGAGGCGTACGGGCTGTCGCTCGAGCGGCGGATCGTACCGCCCGCGTATGTCTCACCCGTGAAGGCATGAGACGAAGGCCTGAGACGGCGACCCGCGCAGTTCAACCGGACTGCCGGGCCGCCTCGGCCAAGGTGGTGAGGATGCGCCGGGTCTTGTTCTCGGAATGCTCGGAGACCGTCAGCCCACGCTCCCGCACCGCTTCGTTCAGGCGGCGCTGCTTGCGCCCGGCCCGCGCCGTGAATTCGTCGGCGTTCTCCCCGTTCTTGGGCTTCACCCGGATCGAGGCCTCCAAGAAGTCCAGTTCGGCGGCCGACCACGTCTCCAGGTTCACCTCCAGGTCCCCGAGCGAAACGTCCCGGGCTCGGGCAGAGAAGACCGGACCCAGCGCCACCAGCCCGTCGAGCCGGACGGCGGAAGCGCAGGCGTGCACGAACTGGTCCTGCACCTCGTCGATCGGTGCGGCGGGATCGGCTCCGGGCTGCACCGCGGCCGACAGCGCGCCCGGCGGGTGATCGTGCACCAGGGAGGCGGCCAGCACGCGGCCGCTCATCGTCCGGGGCCGCTGGCGGTGATATTGAACTGGTAGCGGCCGAGGAAGTTGAGGTGTCGGTCCTTGAGCGGGGAGAGTCGGGCCGCGTCCTCGTCCTCGTCCTCGATGTCGTGTCCCTCTGCGCGAAGCTGGGCGACGGCGGCGTCCAGGTAGCGGGTGTTCCACAGGACCACGGCGTTGAGGACCCGGCCGAGTGCGGCGAGCTGGTCTTGCTGTCCCTTGCGGTACGCCTGGCGGATCTGGCCCCGGCCGCCATGGCAGATCGCGTGGGCCAGCCGGTGGCGGGACTTCGAGGTTGAGGAACAACGGCATCAAAGAAATGCCGTTTCTATGACAGAGAGACGGAGAGGTTCACCGCCCCAACGCGCCGCATTGAGTGCGGCGACGAGGCAGGCTGCGCAGCTACGAACCGATCGGAGGTACGGCTGGCCGTTTGATGTTGAGGTGCCGGTTCTCGGCAGGTTATGTCAGGGAGCGTCAGTGACAGGCTGGCTCACCATACATTCAAGTAATGTCCGATCAATCGGAGTCGTCCTCACGTCCTGTCACCTCGTCGGGTCCCTCGGGTCCCTCGGGTCCCTCGGGTCCCTTGGAGCCCTCCGTCCTCTCCCGCCGTGGTGTTCTGCGCGCCGCGGCCGCTGCCGGAGCGTTAGGCATCCCGCTCGGCGCCGCCGTAGCCGGGGCCTCCCCTGCCGCTGCGGCGCCCGCGATCGTTCCGAGTGCCGCACCCGAACTACCCGCCGGGCTCGTGCCCTACCTCTCTCCCTACATCAACTGGTCCGGCGAGATCACCCACGGCGGGCTGTGGGCCTGCGCGCCCCGCACGGGGCAGGACCTCGCCGACCTCGCCAACTGGGCCCATGCAAACGGCTGGCGGCTGCGTGCCCGTGGTAAGTCGCACAACTGGTCGCCTCTGACCCTGACTTCGGCCACCGAGCCCGACGCACAGGTCCTCCTGCTGGACACCACCGAGCACCTGACGCGCGTGGAACTCACCACCCCGCCCCCCGGCGCCCCTGGCGCGGTGCGGGCCCAGACGGGAGTGACCCTCGAGACGCTCATGGCCTTCCTCGCCGATCACGGACTGGGCGTCACCAACACTCCCGCGCCCGGGGAGTTGACCCTGGGCGGCACACTGGCCATTGACGCCCATGGCACCAGCGTCCCCGCGGACGGCGAGTCCGCCCGCCCCGGCCACACCTACGGCAGCCTCAGCAACCTCGTCCTGTCCCTGACTGCCGTCGTCTGGGACTCCGCCCAGGACGCCTACGTCGTGAAGACCTTCCACCGAGGAGCTGACGAGGAGTGCGAGGCGCTGGCCACCCACCTTGGGCGCGGCCTGATCGTGGAGGCCGAACTCCAGGCCGGCGAGGACATCCCGCTGCGCTGCCAGAGCCGCGTCGACCTCACCGCCGACGAACTGTTCGCCGCCCCGGGCAGCGCCCTCGCCGCCCGGGGAAACACCTTCGCGGATTTCATGGCGGAGTCGGGGCGGGTGGAGACGATCTGGTTCGCCTTCACCGACCGGCCCTGGCTCAAGGTGTGGAGTCTCAGCCCCGAGCGCCCGGCCACCTCCAGGCCGGTGCACGACCCGTACAACTACCCGTTCAGCGACTCCGTCCCAACCCCGGTCGCCCGATTGTCCGGGCTTCTTGTGGCAGGCTCCTGGCATCTCGCGCCGGTTCTCGGCGCCGCGCAGTACACGGTGGCGGCGACCGGACTGACCGCCACCGTCGCGAAGGACTTGTGGGGCCCCTCGTACACCCTTCAGTTCTACTTGCGCCCCACGACCCTGCGTGAGACCGCCAACGGGTACGGGATCCTCACCAGCCGCGCCGACGTCCAGCGCGTTGTCTCCGAGTTCGCCGTTACTACCGGCAACGGCTGGAGGCCTGGGCCGCGGCGGGCAGATTCCCGATCAACGGGCAGGTGGAAATCAGAGTCAGCGGCCTCGACCAGCCCGACGACTCCGCGGCGCCCGGCGCCCGCCCGCCACTGCTCTCTGTCGTCCGCCCGCACCCCGACCACGCGGAGTACGACTGCGTGGTGTGGGTGGACGTCCTGACCCAGCCCACCTCCCCCGGAGCCCACGAGTTCTACCGGGAACTGGAGCGCTTTCTCATGAGCACCTTCGACGGCGGTTACGCTCTCACCCGCGTCGAGTGGTCCAAGGGCTGGGGCTATACGGATACGGCAGCCTGGGCCGACGAGCAGATCATCGAGTCCGCGGTGCCCGCTTCGTACGGCGCCGGGCAGTGGTCCGAAGCCGTCTCCATTCTGGACCGGCTCGATCCCCACCGGGTCTTCGGAAACGGCTTCACGGATCAACTGGTGCGCTACTGAACCTCTTTCATCCTGCGTATTCGAAGGTGAGGAGGGTGTGGACTGCTGCGACCACTGCCGATGCGGTTGGTCGAGCATCGGGCTTGGCGTAGCAGCCGCCGTCAGGGCTTGAGGCGGGCGAAGGCGCGTTCGCCTGGAGCGCGGAGACGGGCGTGGTCGCGGTTGTACTGCTGGTAGTGCTCCGGGAGTTCGCGGTGGCCGTAGCAGGGGGTGCGGACGGTGGCGCCGGCACCTTGGTAGGCGCGGTCGGCCAGGACGAGGATCTGGCGGGTGAGACAGGCCTGGACGATGCCGTGAGCGCGGACTGCGGTGCATGTGGGCGACGGCCTGGACGGCGTGGTGGAGTCCGTCGCCGCGGTGCCGGCAGTCCCGCAGAATCTTGTACTGCTTCATCCCGCCGATCACGTGCTCTACCCGGGCGCGGACCTTGCGGTGGGCGGCGTTGTCCTCTTCCTCGCCCTTGAGCAGCGGCCGTCCGGGCCGTCCGCGATGCGGGACGACGAGGCCGGTGTTGAGGTAGGCACCGTCGCCCAGCACTGTCACTCCCTCACAATGTTCGGCCGGGTCGCAGCGCCGCCAGGCGTGCGCATCCGCGGTGGCAGTCGGCACCGGACGGGCGGCTGCCACCACCAGCCGGACACGGTCTTTAGTCGGTATCTGCGTCGGCCCGCCGAAGTCAGAGCTGGAACTCCGCGGGGGACAGTCCCAGGGTCGTGCACGCCTCGCGGAGGACCATCTGCTCGGCCTGGGAGAAGTGCCCGTCGGCGCCGGCGATGACCATGCCGGTCTGGATGACCGCCCGGGCCTCGGTGGGCTTCTTGGCGGCCTTGGCGATGTCCTGCAGCGCCTCGGCTTTACCGTGCGTGAAGTTGCGGGTGAGCTGGTCGACGTGCTTGTGGAAGCGCTGGCGCAGCTGCTCGGGGGGAAAGTTCTGGAGTACCTCGTTGCTGAGGATCATGGACTCCATCTGCTGGATCTCGTGCGCGTCGACGTGGCCGTCGGCCGCGGCGACCAGTGCGCACATTGCCATGCTCGCGTCCCGGTAGGCACCGCTCTTCAGCTCGGTCTTGATCGAGCTGAGCTGGGTTTTGAGCAGGCCCGTGAGCTGTGCGCGGGAGCCACCGCGCGAGCCGCCTTGCGGGCCGGCGTGCGATCCGCCGTGCGGTGCGCCGGCCTGTCGGCCCTGGGCTTGCTGCTGCAAGGTCTTGGCTTGGTCCTTGAGCCGGTCGAACAGTGCCATCGATGTCACCTCGGTGCTCGAACTGTGTGATCTCTCCCCGTGAACGCCCCACTTCCGGCAAAGGTTCCACCGCACCGGCGGCCGGGCGGACGCGGGGGTGACGGCGAGCATGAAGGCTGCCGCGAGCGTGCCGATAACCGTGACGATGCGTCTACGCGAGAGGGTTCCTGATCCTGCCGCTCACGGAGTACCTACAACTGTCCAGGGTGAGCCAGACAGGCGCGCACACGTCGGCCCGGGCGCGGTGTGGTGGTGTCCAATCCCGGCGCCGAAACCGCCGGCCTCTCCGTACCCGCGCTCCACCGCCAGATCACCGGCCACCTCAAATGGAAAGGCCTCACCATGGTGGTCGCGTACACCGGCGGCACCGCCGTCGCCTTCGGCTACGCCTTCCCGTGCACCGCCGAGTACTGGTTCGGTGATCCCTTCTCGACCAGGTGCCCCAAGGCGCCCGCACCGAGCGGCTGATGGGTCTGTGTGAGCTCGCGGTCCGCCCGCCGTGGCAGTCCCAGGGCATCGGCACCCGGCTCCACGCCGAGCTGCTGAAGGCTGTCAACCCCCGCTGGTCCAGCCTCCTAGCCGTACCCTCCAACCGGCGCGGCCAGAATCTCAGGGGTGTGCCGGAGGATGCCGTCTCCCGCTTCGGCGACGAGTACTGGGCGAAGACCACCCCCACACCCTCACCACCCCGGCACAACATGGCCCACTTGCGAGGGGAGACGGGGGATGCGGCGGGAGCCGCCACCGCCTACGCCGACCTACTCCCGCACATGGTCCGGGTACTGGGCGAAGACCACCCCCGCACCCTCGCCGCCCACGCCAACCTGGCCTACTGGCGGGGCGAGGCAGGGGGCAACGGTGCACCAGGTTCCGTCCTGACCAGCCGTTGGGCGTGCAGGGCCCGCGCCCAACTGGGCCCGACGGCACCCGTACGGCGCAGGCGCAGGGTGGAAGACATGGCGAGTGACCTGGATGCCGCCGGAGCCGATACTGACCACGCCCACACCCCGGCCAGACCTGCCGCCGGGGTGGGCAGCGGAACCGAAGTGGGACGGATTCCGGGCCCTGTTGTCGGTCGATGCGGGCACGGTGGTGCTGCGCTCGCGCCGCGGTACCGAGTTGGCGCCGGCGTTCCCGGAGATCGTGGCCGGGGCGGCGCAGCTGCCGGACGCGACGCGCTGGACGGGGTTATGTGACCTGTAGGGGGTGTCTCAGCCTCAGGGTGTCTCAGGCGGCGCAGCTCCCATAGACGAGACGTGACGGGCGTCGCGGCCACGTGCCGCAGCGGCCGCTCAGAGGTGGCCGTCCAGGAACTTCCGTAGCTCGGCGATGGTCATAGGCCCCGTGCCGTGCGCCACCGCCTCTCCCTCCTTCAGCAGGACGTAGGACGGGGCTCCGGTGATCCCGTATCGCTCGGTTGCGGCCGGACAACGCGTGATGTCGGCGCGTACGGCCGTCAGGCGGCCCGTGTAGTCGTCCGCGATGCCACCCACGACGAGGTCCATCACCCGGCAGGGCTCGATTGCCTTGGGCCATGTCCCGGTGAAGTATGCGAGGACCGGAACTCCGCTCATCCCGAGGATGAAATTGAACTCCGCGTCCTCACGGGGTCGGTGAACCCGCTTCGCCATGGAAACTCCTGACCTCACGTTCCGTCATTCCATCCCCATCATCCCTCGCGCGGTGTGCCAGGCCGGCCCGGTCGGTCGTCCGGCTGACCTGTCGGAAGGCAGGCACGGGGCCGTCGCAGAACCACGGTGGTCCCCGGCGCGAGCGGCCCGGCCCCCCGCCCCCGGGTGACCCGGCCTGGCCGCCCCGCCGGTCACCCAGCTGCCGCCCGCCGCGCGCCCGTGGGTCAGCTCGTGCCAGGACAGCGCCCTCCACGACGACATGAAAGCCGTTTTCCAGGGCATAGCTGCCCAGATCACCGGCCAGATGCACGATGAGCGCGTCGACGAGCGGGCCGGTGCGCATCGTCCACCCGATCCAGTCGAGCCGTATCCGCCACCGTGCTTCTCAGAGACAGCGCCTCCGACGGGCTTCCCGAGGCCTTGTCTGGTCTTCACATCAACCCCCGGTCTCAGCTGGCTCATACCGCTATTCCCCGGGCCGCAGGAGCCAGCTGATGGCGCCGAGAACGAGGCACGATTGCTGAACCGCTCGCGGACGCGGTTGTGGCCGGTCGAAGTACGCGTCAGCTGCCCCGAAGACCGACCGCCAGCGTCAGTTCAAGGACCCGGTGTGGCGATGCGAGATCCGGAAACAGCTCCCGCAGCTGCGACATCCGGTACCGGACGGTCTGGGGATGGACGAACAACTCCGCCGCCACCTCGTCCCGCCTGCCCTGGTGCAGCAGCCACGCCCGCAGCGTTTCCTCCAGCCGCTGTGCGGTCGCGACGGGCAAGGTCCGCAATGGTGCGAGGGCTCGGGCACGCAGGTCTGCGAACGCGTCCACGTCGGCGCTCAGCACCAGCTCGGGCAGGTGGTCCTCGGTGTCGCGAATCTCGGAGGAAAGAGAGTGCGCGCGTGCGGCTCGCGCGTACGAGGCGGACGCACGAGTCCATGGCCGGGCCGGGCCGACCACGGCGGTGCGGTCGGTCAGCTGCCGCAAGAGATGTGATCGGTCGGCATCGGGGACGAGCAGCACACCGGTGGCGTCCGGCAGATCGTCGAGGACGAGGGTGCTCGGATCGAGCGCGCGGTAGGCAGGCCGGGCCTGGGCGGCGGGCAGCAGGACCGCGGTCAGCGAAACCGGAGGCTGCCACCCGGCCCGTTGAGCAGAGACCAGCAGCACGTCCGGGCTCGCACCGGCGAGGAGGTCGCGAGCCAGGTGCTCCAGGTGGCGCTCTTGATCCCT of the Streptomyces sp. NBC_00287 genome contains:
- a CDS encoding MBL fold metallo-hydrolase, which encodes MTTTPGGEPIPPDAHDPASRRSFLKYSALAASVPALQSVLANPAAAAAAPGAYAPVPPTAIGPQIPAKGYLVQEIGERLYWLTDGFYQIMFLVTQRHHHKRQRVIVVDAPPTLGGNILRAIEEVAPGARISHLVYSHYHADHIGAADKLRDASLQKLVIIAHEQTAHLLKQVPESTRPPMPNRSVSSRYRLEVDDQVLELHYKGPNHSQDNLFIYAPRQRVLNVVDIVYPGWVPFRNLVVSTNIPGWLNAHNQILEFDFKTYIGGHLTRLGTRQDVKIQQEYLRDLEHYGRKAITEFVDVGPLFAKYPDNPWALFKEYLDILTQTTADAVTPAWTSRLGGADVFTFDNAWTMVESLRLDHKVLGPFGTRA
- a CDS encoding tellurite resistance TerB family protein, producing MALFDRLKDQAKTLQQQAQGRQAGAPHGGSHAGPQGGSRGGSRAQLTGLLKTQLSSIKTELKSGAYRDASMAMCALVAAADGHVDAHEIQQMESMILSNEVLQNFPPEQLRQRFHKHVDQLTRNFTHGKAEALQDIAKAAKKPTEARAVIQTGMVIAGADGHFSQAEQMVLREACTTLGLSPAEFQL
- a CDS encoding thioredoxin family protein, yielding MAKRVHRPREDAEFNFILGMSGVPVLAYFTGTWPKAIEPCRVMDLVVGGIADDYTGRLTAVRADITRCPAATERYGITGAPSYVLLKEGEAVAHGTGPMTIAELRKFLDGHL
- a CDS encoding helix-turn-helix domain-containing protein, which codes for MSHAVRRASELALDETTVTALRAALKSTADEVVQAIIDEVPPYANALSGHMGATIRRAVRTALGHYLDLASGNATGGDAGDAAYELGRGEVRDGRSMDALLSAYRVGARVAWRCLAAGAVPAGLPAAEVAKFAELTFAYIDELSAASAAGHADELAARGRDQERHLEHLARDLLAGASPDVLLVSAQRAGWQPPVSLTAVLLPAAQARPAYRALDPSTLVLDDLPDATGVLLVPDADRSHLLRQLTDRTAVVGPARPWTRASASYARAARAHSLSSEIRDTEDHLPELVLSADVDAFADLRARALAPLRTLPVATAQRLEETLRAWLLHQGRRDEVAAELFVHPQTVRYRMSQLRELFPDLASPHRVLELTLAVGLRGS